The proteins below are encoded in one region of Colias croceus chromosome 17, ilColCroc2.1:
- the LOC123698848 gene encoding (2R)-3-sulfolactate dehydrogenase (NADP(+))-like: MPSVRIEEIKRFMEESLVAAGAPVSEAKAQTDLLLHADIVGHFSHGLNRLELYINDMKIGGCKPSAKPVILKESAATAWVDGVDALGATVGKFCMDLAMKKAKECGVGWVSAKRCNHFGMAGYWALKAQREGLIGMAYTNSAPIMTPTRAKNSANGTNPIAMAAPASGGDSLVVDMATTAAAMGKVEMQLRKGEKIPEGWALGSDSKPTTDPQEAFESGRLMPLGGQEKTSGYKGYALSTMVEVFCSGLSGSNSSHNVPSWSYTQVEPPNLGQCFVVVDPERFAPGFADRIKDCLEHYRSLEPIDPSLPVLAPGDKEKKNEKLTRASGTISYPQGQIDSYNKMAERIGVKPIKVVSSNL, from the exons ATGCCGTCTGTTCGTATTGAGGAGATTAAGAGGTTCATGGAAGAGAGCCTGGTGGCTGCAGGGGCTCCCGTCTCGGAGGCAAAGGCGCAAACTGATCTGCTGTTACATGCTGATATTGTGGGCCATTTCAGCCATGGGCTTAATAGATTGG AATTATACATAAACGATATGAAGATCGGTGGTTGCAAGCCGAGCGCTAAGCCCGTAATACTGAAGGAATCTGCAGCGACCGCCTGGGTGGACGGGGTTGATGCGTTAGGGGCTACTGTGgggaaattttgtatggaccTTGCTATGAAGAAAGCGAAGGAATGCGGCGTCGGATGGGTCTCCGCGAAAC GATGCAATCACTTCGGTATGGCTGGGTATTGGGCACTGAAAGCGCAACGTGAAGGTCTTATTGGTATGGCATATACGAACTCGGCACCGATCATGACTCCAACTCGAGCTAAAAAT AGTGCAAACGGAACCAATCCCATAGCAATGGCAGCTCCAGCATCGGGTGGAGACTCGCTAGTTGTTGACATGGCGACTACGGCTGCGGCTATGGGCAAG GTTGAAATGCAACTTAGAAAAGGGGAGAAGATTCCAGAAGGTTGGGCTCTCGGTTCCGATTCCAAACCGACAACGGATCCTCAAGAG gCGTTCGAATCTGGTCGTCTTATGCCGTTGGGCGGTCAAGAGAAAACTAGCGGATACAAAGGATATGCTCTTAGTACAATGGTGGAAGTATTTTGCAGTGGGCTATCTG GTTCCAATTCCTCCCACAATGTACCATCATGGTCATACACCCAAGTGGAGCCTCCCAACCTGGGCCAATGTTTTGTAGTGGTGGACCCGGAACGATTCGCGCCAGGATTTGCGGACAGGATAAAGGATTGTCTTGAACATTATAGAAGCTTGGAACCT ATCGACCCCTCGCTCCCAGTCCTGGCTCCAGgagataaagaaaaaaagaacgAAAAATTGACGCGCGCGAGTGGCACAATATCATACCCCCAGGGACAAATTGATTCGTATAATAAAATGGCGGAAAGAATTGGCGTAAAGCCTATTAAAGTTGTATCTAGCAATCTGTAA
- the LOC123698846 gene encoding uncharacterized oxidoreductase YjmC-like isoform X1 translates to MDNVGEVKMARVATREALRFMTDCLKAVGAASRAAQQQAELLIEADRMGHPSHGLNRLELYVNDIISGACMPNNEPKVLKETASTAWVDANNVLGATVSHFAMDIAVKKAKETGVGWVSVKGSNHNGMAGYWARKASEKGLIGMAFTNTSPLLAPTRSKKAALGTNPLSVVAPASDGETFYLDMATTAVAVGKIEMQMRKREKLPNGWAQDPDGKETNDANLAFKTGCLMPVGGSEQTSGYKGYGLAAMVELFCGILSGSNYGHHIRSWSHSGQGGPANLGHCFVALDPECFAPGFGDRLTDCIQHWRELEPADPTLPVLAPGDKEKKHAELTDAKGTVSYVKQQIESSAALAKRLKVTPMKVESDV, encoded by the exons ATGGATAACGTTGGTGAAG tGAAAATGGCGCGAGTTGCCACGCGGGAGGCGTTACGCTTCATGACGGACTGCCTGAAGGCAGTTGGTGCTGCTTCAAGAGCTGCTCAGCAGCAAGCGGAACTGCTTATAGAAGCTGATAGAATGGGACATCCTAGCCATGGGTTAAATAGATTGG aaCTTTACGTAAACGATATAATATCCGGAGCATGCATGCCCAATAATGAACCAAAAGTGCTGAAAGAAACCGCGTCAACAGCGTGGGTTGACGCTAACAATGTTCTTGGAGCAACAGTCAGCCATTTCGCTATGGACATCGCTGTTAAGAAAGCCAAAGAAACTGGAGTCGGTTGGGTCTCTGTAAAAG GATCAAATCACAATGGAATGGCTGGATACTGGGCAAGGAAAGCATCCGAAAAGGGGCTTATCGGCATGGCGTTTACGAACACCTCACCATTACTAGCACCCACGAGAAGTAAAAAG GCAGCATTAGGAACGAATCCTCTATCCGTAGTCGCACCAGCTTCCGATGGAGAAACTTTCTACCTGGACATGGCAACTACTGCAGTCGCAGTTGGAAAG ATTGAAATGCAAATGCGCAAAAGAGAAAAGCTTCCAAATGGTTGGGCACAAGATCCAGATGGGAAGGAGACTAATGACGCAAACCTG gCCTTTAAAACAGGATGTTTGATGCCCGTGGGAGGTAGTGAGCAAACGTCAGGATACAAGGGATATGGACTAGCTGCTATGGTGGAACTATTCTGCGGTATATTGTCAg GTTCCAATTACGGTCACCACATTCGGTCATGGTCACACAGCGGTCAAGGCGGGCCGGCCAATTTGGGCCATTGTTTCGTGGCTTTGGATCCAGAATGTTTCGCTCCTGGCTTTGGAGATCGGCTGACAGATTGTATACAGCATTGGAGGGAATTAGAACCG gcGGATCCAACTTTGCCAGTTTTAGCACCAGGGGATAAGGAAAAGAAACATGCGGAATTAACAGATGCTAAAGGAACTGTATCGTACGTGAAACAGCAGATTGAATCCAGCGCAGCACTTGCTAAGAGACTGAAAGTTACACCAATGAAAGTTGAATCTGATGTATAG
- the LOC123698846 gene encoding uncharacterized oxidoreductase YjmC-like isoform X3 translates to MARVATREALRFMTDCLKAVGAASRAAQQQAELLIEADRMGHPSHGLNRLELYVNDIISGACMPNNEPKVLKETASTAWVDANNVLGATVSHFAMDIAVKKAKETGVGWVSVKGSNHNGMAGYWARKASEKGLIGMAFTNTSPLLAPTRSKKAALGTNPLSVVAPASDGETFYLDMATTAVAVGKIEMQMRKREKLPNGWAQDPDGKETNDANLAFKTGCLMPVGGSEQTSGYKGYGLAAMVELFCGILSGSNYGHHIRSWSHSGQGGPANLGHCFVALDPECFAPGFGDRLTDCIQHWRELEPADPTLPVLAPGDKEKKHAELTDAKGTVSYVKQQIESSAALAKRLKVTPMKVESDV, encoded by the exons ATGGCGCGAGTTGCCACGCGGGAGGCGTTACGCTTCATGACGGACTGCCTGAAGGCAGTTGGTGCTGCTTCAAGAGCTGCTCAGCAGCAAGCGGAACTGCTTATAGAAGCTGATAGAATGGGACATCCTAGCCATGGGTTAAATAGATTGG aaCTTTACGTAAACGATATAATATCCGGAGCATGCATGCCCAATAATGAACCAAAAGTGCTGAAAGAAACCGCGTCAACAGCGTGGGTTGACGCTAACAATGTTCTTGGAGCAACAGTCAGCCATTTCGCTATGGACATCGCTGTTAAGAAAGCCAAAGAAACTGGAGTCGGTTGGGTCTCTGTAAAAG GATCAAATCACAATGGAATGGCTGGATACTGGGCAAGGAAAGCATCCGAAAAGGGGCTTATCGGCATGGCGTTTACGAACACCTCACCATTACTAGCACCCACGAGAAGTAAAAAG GCAGCATTAGGAACGAATCCTCTATCCGTAGTCGCACCAGCTTCCGATGGAGAAACTTTCTACCTGGACATGGCAACTACTGCAGTCGCAGTTGGAAAG ATTGAAATGCAAATGCGCAAAAGAGAAAAGCTTCCAAATGGTTGGGCACAAGATCCAGATGGGAAGGAGACTAATGACGCAAACCTG gCCTTTAAAACAGGATGTTTGATGCCCGTGGGAGGTAGTGAGCAAACGTCAGGATACAAGGGATATGGACTAGCTGCTATGGTGGAACTATTCTGCGGTATATTGTCAg GTTCCAATTACGGTCACCACATTCGGTCATGGTCACACAGCGGTCAAGGCGGGCCGGCCAATTTGGGCCATTGTTTCGTGGCTTTGGATCCAGAATGTTTCGCTCCTGGCTTTGGAGATCGGCTGACAGATTGTATACAGCATTGGAGGGAATTAGAACCG gcGGATCCAACTTTGCCAGTTTTAGCACCAGGGGATAAGGAAAAGAAACATGCGGAATTAACAGATGCTAAAGGAACTGTATCGTACGTGAAACAGCAGATTGAATCCAGCGCAGCACTTGCTAAGAGACTGAAAGTTACACCAATGAAAGTTGAATCTGATGTATAG
- the LOC123698846 gene encoding uncharacterized oxidoreductase YjmC-like isoform X2 encodes MKMARVATREALRFMTDCLKAVGAASRAAQQQAELLIEADRMGHPSHGLNRLELYVNDIISGACMPNNEPKVLKETASTAWVDANNVLGATVSHFAMDIAVKKAKETGVGWVSVKGSNHNGMAGYWARKASEKGLIGMAFTNTSPLLAPTRSKKAALGTNPLSVVAPASDGETFYLDMATTAVAVGKIEMQMRKREKLPNGWAQDPDGKETNDANLAFKTGCLMPVGGSEQTSGYKGYGLAAMVELFCGILSGSNYGHHIRSWSHSGQGGPANLGHCFVALDPECFAPGFGDRLTDCIQHWRELEPADPTLPVLAPGDKEKKHAELTDAKGTVSYVKQQIESSAALAKRLKVTPMKVESDV; translated from the exons A tGAAAATGGCGCGAGTTGCCACGCGGGAGGCGTTACGCTTCATGACGGACTGCCTGAAGGCAGTTGGTGCTGCTTCAAGAGCTGCTCAGCAGCAAGCGGAACTGCTTATAGAAGCTGATAGAATGGGACATCCTAGCCATGGGTTAAATAGATTGG aaCTTTACGTAAACGATATAATATCCGGAGCATGCATGCCCAATAATGAACCAAAAGTGCTGAAAGAAACCGCGTCAACAGCGTGGGTTGACGCTAACAATGTTCTTGGAGCAACAGTCAGCCATTTCGCTATGGACATCGCTGTTAAGAAAGCCAAAGAAACTGGAGTCGGTTGGGTCTCTGTAAAAG GATCAAATCACAATGGAATGGCTGGATACTGGGCAAGGAAAGCATCCGAAAAGGGGCTTATCGGCATGGCGTTTACGAACACCTCACCATTACTAGCACCCACGAGAAGTAAAAAG GCAGCATTAGGAACGAATCCTCTATCCGTAGTCGCACCAGCTTCCGATGGAGAAACTTTCTACCTGGACATGGCAACTACTGCAGTCGCAGTTGGAAAG ATTGAAATGCAAATGCGCAAAAGAGAAAAGCTTCCAAATGGTTGGGCACAAGATCCAGATGGGAAGGAGACTAATGACGCAAACCTG gCCTTTAAAACAGGATGTTTGATGCCCGTGGGAGGTAGTGAGCAAACGTCAGGATACAAGGGATATGGACTAGCTGCTATGGTGGAACTATTCTGCGGTATATTGTCAg GTTCCAATTACGGTCACCACATTCGGTCATGGTCACACAGCGGTCAAGGCGGGCCGGCCAATTTGGGCCATTGTTTCGTGGCTTTGGATCCAGAATGTTTCGCTCCTGGCTTTGGAGATCGGCTGACAGATTGTATACAGCATTGGAGGGAATTAGAACCG gcGGATCCAACTTTGCCAGTTTTAGCACCAGGGGATAAGGAAAAGAAACATGCGGAATTAACAGATGCTAAAGGAACTGTATCGTACGTGAAACAGCAGATTGAATCCAGCGCAGCACTTGCTAAGAGACTGAAAGTTACACCAATGAAAGTTGAATCTGATGTATAG